From the Colletotrichum lupini chromosome 10, complete sequence genome, one window contains:
- a CDS encoding RNA recognition domain-containing protein: MATPKTKHDWADDEDVEETSTELPAPQTISNKDGTKTIITFRYNDQGKKVKMTRRIRYTTHTEKVNPRVADRKTWSKFGLSAKDPAGPAPDTTSVGENIIFRPSTNWRKDEKEAGEDPGAQALKDKLKDKQVKCRICNGEHFTARCPYKDTMAPVGADGADVAAGLPDDPAPAAGGAGGAGGAGAKKGSYVPPALRAGATGGAGAGDRMGGSKYGERDDLATLRVTNVSEMAEEQELRDMFERFGRVTRVFLAKDRETGLAKGFAFISFADRGDAVKAAAKMDGFGFKHLILRVEFAKKAA; encoded by the exons ATGGCTACGCCCAAGACCAA GCACGACTGGGCCGACGACGAAGACGTCGAGGAGACGTCGACCGAGCTCCCCGCGCCCCAGACCATCAGCAACAAGGACGGCACCAAGACGATCATCACCTTCCGCTACAATGACCAGGGCAAGAAGGTGAAGATGACCCGCCGCATCCGCTACACGACGCACACCGAAAAGGTGAACCCGCGCGTCGCCGACCGCAAGACGTGGTCCAAGTTCGGCCTCAGCGCCAAGGACCCGGCCGGCCCTGCTCCCGACACCACCTCGGTCGGCGAGAACATCATCTTCCGCCCCAGCACGAACTGGCGCAAGGACGAGAAGGAGGCGGGCGAGGACCCCGGCGCCCAGGCCCTCAAGGACAAGCTCAAGGACAAGCAGGTCAAGTGCCGTATCTGCAACGGCGAGCATTTCACGGCCCGCTGTCCCTACAAGGACACCATGGCGCCTGTCGGTGCCGACGGCGCCGACGTCGCTGCGGGCTTGCCGGACGACCCCGCCCCCGCGGCTGGCGGCGCCGGAGGTGCTGGCGGTGCCGGTGCCAAGAAGGGCAGCTACGTCCCGCCTGCGCTCCGAGCTGGCGCGACTGGCGGCGCGGGTGCGGGTGATAGGATGGGAGGCAGCAAGTACGGCGAGCGGGACGACCTCGCCACGCTGCGTGTCACCAAC GTTTCGGAAATGGCAGAGGAGCAGGAGCTGCGCGACATGTTCGAGCGCTTCGGACGCGTCACGCGTGTGTTCCTCGCCAAGGACAGGGAGACGGGACTGGCCAAGGGCTTTGCTTTCATCAGCTTTGCGGACCGGGGCGACGCCGTCAAGGCCGCGGCCAAGATGGATGGTTTCGGTTTCAAGCACTTGATTCTCAGAGTCGAGTTCGCCAAGAAGGCGGCTTAA
- a CDS encoding peptidase family M20/M25/M40 protein: MADVEPNSPSAANFAETLQYRATQSRRARPPAVEPATADSSNRVPLRSEHRLSRRDSRLGLRSIFGRAKASREIDPSASYFDTGRPNSIRASLAEISNWPYMRSEVAISGTNSSRPTSVATNNVPFNDASLQRRPTTTERTKPQNAPARSSRGNLATWDPPPLFQAYPQAIKHAQLPTATTSADVILRLTDRKGSVSIREDLAHLALTPELAEEQLADRAVEKVRRKHLRTLSTVRLEWTSKIYVLCTSGYLLQYNGEGNFDRLPEKVLHLSKDSAAFVSDAIPGKHWVLQVSSAMESNGVSSADSRGLLSRLPFRAADKRHAANFLMVFESAEEMESWIAILRREIESLGGKKTLSETGRPKADPKIVQLRGQPSQRTLVVRDPDRFSRVLPPDFSLQLEQARLHEDDRRQSIIDAEMTRDPSIDDISTTNSIISHDGRQLESLRDSTNRLSYISSGQRTFLTSAGSSPACSPVRDSFASSHLDDLPPAEHDLPAARPRPNAAAILDRRQSLQTSGYLELRGSPMSRPQSTYTEADFAHVAANFSVPMSRRYSAVKSPSSSPEQTRSNRDSISRIARKPPPTALAMARPLSIVADQPSPASPAQAPELSQVCEEERERPNLSRDSMAEFPPRQTSLCPKEQAVTVTIRTSPRKYASSPSLNQLEGSPLSPGLRTFILPSKTPSPASSSGASHTSPRPQSSFVFQSPAQRATQRLSAHSVMSYSPRSEDVATGLPMLPESDSVSPRSMPRAPITPPTPSSKQLRVDHSKVVLGRRSMPQLVEGPPPAPPPNCALPPIPQKARSHSKA; the protein is encoded by the coding sequence ATGGCCGATGTCGAGCCAAACAGCCCTAGTGCTGCCAACTTTGCGGAAACGCTGCAGTACCGCGCAACACAGTCCCGCAGAGCACGACCGCCCGCCGTTGAACCCGCCACCGCAGACTCGTCGAACCGCGTTCCTCTGCGCTCCGAACACAGGCTTAGCAGGCGCGATTCGAGACTGGGACTGAGGAGCATCTTTGGCAGGGCAAAGGCGTCCCGCGAAATCGACCCCTCGGCCTCGTACTTTGACACGGGTCGCCCCAATAGCATCCGCGCCTCGCTGGCGGAAATCAGCAACTGGCCCTATATGCGATCCGAAGTCGCCATATCCGGCACAAACTCATCACGACCGACGTCCGTCGCCACCAACAATGTGCCGTTCAACGACGCTTCCCTCCAGAGACGGCCCACCACTACCGAAAGGACCAAGCCACAAAACGCCCCCGCGAGGTCATCTCGCGGCAACCTCGCAACCTGGGACCCCCCACCACTGTTCCAGGCATACCCCCAAGCCATCAAACACGCCCAGCTTCCCACGGCCACGACGTCCGCCGATGTGATCCTCCGTCTCACCGACCGCAAGGGCAGCGTCAGCATCCGAGAGGACTTGGCTCACCTCGCCCTCACCCCGGAGCTTGCTGAGGAGCAGCTCGCCGACAGAGCCGTCGAGAAGGTGCGGAGGAAGCACCTGCGAACGCTGTCCACCGTTAGGCTCGAGTGGACGTCCAAGATCTATGTGCTCTGCACGTCCGGGTACCTGCTGCAGTACAACGGCGAAGGCAACTTTGATCGCCTCCCGGAAAAGGTGCTGCACCTCAGCAAGGACTCGGCCGCGTTCGTCAGCGACGCGATTCCCGGCAAGCACTGGGTTCTTCAGGTTTCCTCGGCTATGGAATCGAACGGTGTCTCTTCGGCGGACTCGCGCGGGCTGCTGTCCCGCCTGCCTTTCCGCGCCGCCGACAAGCGACACGCCGCCAACTTCCTCATGGTATTCGAGAGCGCCGAGGAGATGGAGTCCTGGATCGCTATCCTGCGCCGGGAAATTGAGTCGCTCGGCGGGAAGAAGACCCTCTCGGAGACGGGCCGGCCCAAGGCGGATCCCAAGATTGTACAGCTTCGCGGGCAGCCGAGTCAAAGGACCCTGGTTGTACGGGACCCCGACAGGTTCTCGCGAGTGCTGCCGCCAGACTTTTCTCTTCAGTTGGAGCAGGCCCGGCTTCACGAGGACGACCGCCGCCAGTCCATTATTGACGCTGAGATGACGCGCGACCCCTCCATTGACGACATCTCCACCACCAATAGTATCATCTCCCATGATGGCCGGCAGCTCGAGAGCCTGCGTGACAGCACCAACCGGCTTTCGTACATCTCGTCTGGTCAGCGCACCTTTCTTACCTCGGCCGGCTCGTCGCCCGCATGCTCCCCTGTGCGCGACAGCTTCGCCAGCAGCCACCTAGACGACCTCCCTCCTGCAGAGCATGACTTGCCTGCTGCGAGACCCAGACCCAACGCCGCGGCCATCCTCGACCGCAGACAGTCTCTGCAGACTTCAGGCTATCTGGAGCTGCGCGGCTCTCCCATGTCGCGACCCCAGTCCACGTATACCGAGGCCGACTTCGCGCATGTGGCCGCCAACTTTAGCGTTCCCATGAGCAGGCGCTACAGCGCCGTCAAGAGCCCCTCGTCGAGCCCCGAGCAGACGAGGAGCAACCGCGACTCTATTTCTAGGATCGCCCGTAAACCCCCGCCAACGGCACTTGCCATGGCCCGCCCGTTGTCGATCGTGGCGGATCAGCCATCGCCGGCGTCTCCGGCGCAGGCCCCCGAACTCTCGCAAGTGTGCGAAGAAGAACGGGAGCGCCCGAACCTGAGCCGCGATAGCATGGCGGAGTTCCCTCCCCGGCAAACAAGTCTTTGCCCCAAGGAGCAGGCTGTCACGGTCACCATCCGTACCAGCCCGCGAAAGTACGCCAGCTCGCCGTCTCTGAACCAGCTGGAGGGGTCGCCTCTGTCGCCGGGACTCCGAACCTTTATCCTCCCGTCAAAGACACCATCTCCGGCCTCGTCGAGCGGAGCATCCCACACGTCTCCCCGTCCGCAGTCGTCGTTTGTGTTCCAGTCTCCGGCTCAGAGGGCCACCCAGAGACTCAGCGCACACTCTGTCATGAGCTACTCGCCACGGAGCGAGGACGTAGCCACTGGGCTCCCGATGCTGCCCGAGTCAGACTCTGTGTCGCCTCGGTCCATGCCGCGGGCCCCGATAACACCTCCTACTCCGTCGAGCAAGCAGCTCCGAGTTGACCACTCCAAGGTCGTCTTGGGAAGACGCAGCATGCCTCAGCTGGTCGAAGGACCTCCGCCGGCACCGCCGCCAAACTGCGCGCTGCCGCCCATCCCTCAAAAGGCACGCTCTCATTCCAAAGCGTGA